TTGTAAACGGGAAATTCTTCATGAATTTTCGCCATAAACTCATCTCTGTAGGTTTTTGCTAAAATTGATGCTGCTGCAATACTCATAAACTTTGCATCTCCTTTCACGATAGTTTCAAAAGGAGTTTCTCCGTAAGGTTTAAATTTATTACCATCTACGATTATAAATTCTGGTTGAACGTTTAACTGAGCAATTGAACGATGCATTCCCTCTAGTGAAGCTTGAAGTACATTTAGTTCATCAACTTCTTCATTATGTATAAAAGACACTCCATAAGACAGAGCGTTTTCTTCAATGTACGTTCGAAGTTCATTTCTTTTCTTTTCTGATAATTGCTTAGAATCATTCAAAAAAGGATGTTTAAAATCTTCAGGTAAAATTACTGCCGCAGCTACAACAGGGCCCGATAAACAGCCTCTCCCCGCTTCATCTGTTCCTGCCTCTAAAGTAAATCCACTATAATTTAATTTTAGCATAAC
This genomic window from Tenacibaculum sp. 190524A05c contains:
- a CDS encoding ribonuclease HII yields the protein MLKLNYSGFTLEAGTDEAGRGCLSGPVVAAAVILPEDFKHPFLNDSKQLSEKKRNELRTYIEENALSYGVSFIHNEEVDELNVLQASLEGMHRSIAQLNVQPEFIIVDGNKFKPYGETPFETIVKGDAKFMSIAAASILAKTYRDEFMAKIHEEFPVYNWKKNKGYPTKEHRAGIKSHGATKYHRKSFKLLPDQLTLDFS